A genomic stretch from Flavobacterium humidisoli includes:
- a CDS encoding Glu/Leu/Phe/Val family dehydrogenase translates to MSSEIIKHNPFQSMIDRFNIAADILKLDDSIKQKLQRPEKQITVNFSITLDNGNVQNFEGYRVIHNTALGPSKGGIRYDTAVNLDEVKALAAWMTWKSAVTGIPFGGAKGGIICDPRKHSKTELEKITRAYTKTLADIFGPEKDVPAPDMGTGPDEMGWLMDEFSLLHGRPIHAVVTGKHLHSGGSLGRVEATGRGVSIITLLALEKLKIRPARATAAIQGFGNVGLHSALFLHEKGVKIVAVSDVSEAFYNPNGINIPELILYYNLNNKTIKGYPNSIAIKHEDLLLLDVDVLIPAAKEDVITKHNAGEIQARIIVEGANGPVSSDADQILHDKNILVVPDILANAGGVTVSYFEWLQNSLLESWRIHQINKRLEDILEKGFDTVFRVAVKHNVTPRIAAYIIALKKVAETQSVKEVALEAPLFKQN, encoded by the coding sequence ATGAGTTCAGAAATTATAAAACATAATCCGTTTCAATCCATGATTGATCGCTTTAATATCGCTGCTGATATTTTAAAATTAGATGATTCTATCAAACAAAAATTGCAGCGCCCAGAAAAACAAATCACAGTAAATTTTTCTATTACATTAGATAATGGAAACGTTCAGAACTTTGAAGGATACCGTGTCATTCACAACACTGCTTTAGGCCCTTCAAAAGGAGGAATTCGTTATGACACTGCTGTAAATCTGGACGAAGTAAAAGCACTTGCCGCCTGGATGACCTGGAAATCTGCTGTAACTGGAATTCCTTTTGGTGGAGCAAAAGGCGGCATTATTTGCGATCCTAGAAAGCATTCTAAAACAGAATTAGAAAAAATTACAAGGGCTTATACCAAAACTTTGGCTGATATTTTCGGGCCAGAGAAAGATGTTCCTGCACCAGACATGGGGACAGGTCCAGACGAAATGGGCTGGTTAATGGATGAATTTTCATTATTGCATGGAAGACCAATTCATGCAGTTGTAACAGGAAAACATCTTCACTCTGGCGGCTCTTTAGGCAGAGTAGAAGCAACAGGAAGAGGAGTAAGCATTATTACACTTCTAGCATTGGAGAAACTAAAAATCAGACCAGCAAGAGCTACCGCTGCAATTCAAGGATTTGGAAATGTTGGTTTGCATTCTGCGTTATTTCTTCATGAAAAAGGAGTGAAAATTGTAGCTGTAAGCGATGTTTCTGAGGCATTTTACAATCCGAATGGGATTAATATTCCAGAACTGATTTTGTACTATAACTTAAATAACAAAACGATAAAAGGCTACCCAAATTCAATTGCAATAAAACACGAGGATTTATTGCTTTTAGATGTTGATGTATTGATTCCTGCGGCAAAGGAAGATGTTATTACGAAGCATAATGCAGGAGAGATTCAAGCCAGAATTATTGTGGAAGGTGCGAACGGACCCGTTTCTTCAGATGCAGATCAGATTCTGCATGATAAAAATATATTAGTTGTTCCTGATATTTTAGCCAATGCGGGCGGTGTTACCGTTTCTTATTTTGAATGGCTTCAGAATTCGCTTTTGGAGTCATGGAGAATCCATCAGATAAACAAACGTTTGGAGGATATTTTAGAAAAAGGTTTTGATACTGTTTTTAGAGTTGCAGTAAAACATAATGTAACGCCTCGTATTGCCGCTTATATAATTGCGTTGAAAAAAGTGGCCGAAACGCAGTCAGTTAAAGAAGTTGCCTTGGAAGCGCCTTTATTTAAGCAGAATTAA
- a CDS encoding sterol desaturase family protein: MKNINFLAFAMPAFFLFLFLEYKLAQRRKKPEIFNYESSVSNISIGIAERLINLFIAASFYQLYYLIYDDYRLFDIPSNALVWFALILATDFVWYWYHRLGHEVNFFWAAHIVHHHSEEFNFTAAARITTFQAIIRTGFWCVLPFVGFHPSMVITMLIVHGAYSFFTHTQLIGKVKWLEYVFVTPSVHGVHHASDEKYLDKNYGDMFTFWDRLFGTFQTEEEKPKYGLTHPLKSYSFLWQHFHYYFEIYELWKRSSGFKARWNAVFGSPADMDQDIRPILEKRFLQDKAAPNQRLRFKNYLYIQLGICTLILTVFTYYFDYLELYDKVFVLSLVLITLINCGALLEQRKWIYYLEYTRLAMISTYFLYEEDLLVFFFVPIAIMIFVEQLFSLSKIYQNTILQLENAD; this comes from the coding sequence ATGAAAAATATCAATTTTCTAGCATTTGCCATGCCGGCCTTTTTTCTTTTTTTGTTTTTGGAATATAAGCTTGCTCAACGCAGAAAAAAGCCTGAAATTTTTAACTATGAAAGCTCTGTTTCCAATATCTCCATCGGAATTGCAGAGCGTTTGATTAACTTATTTATTGCAGCCAGTTTTTATCAGCTGTATTATTTAATTTATGATGATTATAGACTTTTTGATATTCCGAGTAATGCTTTGGTTTGGTTTGCCCTTATTCTTGCAACCGATTTTGTCTGGTATTGGTATCATCGGTTAGGACATGAAGTCAATTTTTTCTGGGCAGCGCATATTGTGCATCATCACAGTGAAGAATTTAATTTTACTGCCGCCGCTAGGATTACTACTTTTCAGGCTATAATTCGAACGGGATTTTGGTGTGTTTTACCGTTTGTTGGTTTTCATCCAAGTATGGTGATTACCATGCTTATTGTTCATGGCGCCTATTCTTTTTTTACCCATACACAGCTTATTGGTAAAGTAAAATGGCTGGAATATGTTTTTGTAACTCCTTCTGTTCATGGAGTCCATCATGCTTCTGACGAAAAGTATTTGGACAAAAATTACGGTGATATGTTTACGTTTTGGGATCGACTTTTTGGGACTTTCCAAACCGAAGAAGAAAAACCAAAATATGGATTGACTCATCCGCTAAAAAGTTATAGTTTCTTGTGGCAGCATTTTCATTATTACTTCGAAATTTACGAATTATGGAAACGTTCAAGCGGATTCAAAGCGAGATGGAATGCTGTTTTTGGAAGTCCAGCCGATATGGATCAAGATATTCGTCCAATTCTAGAAAAGCGTTTTCTACAGGATAAAGCAGCTCCAAACCAGAGGCTTCGATTTAAAAATTATCTTTATATACAATTAGGAATCTGTACTTTGATTCTAACGGTTTTTACCTATTATTTTGATTATTTAGAATTGTATGATAAAGTGTTTGTACTTTCTTTGGTACTCATCACTTTAATCAATTGCGGTGCTTTATTAGAACAGCGAAAATGGATTTACTATTTAGAATATACTCGTCTGGCCATGATTTCGACTTACTTTTTATATGAAGAAGATTTATTGGTGTTTTTCTTTGTACCAATTGCGATTATGATTTTTGTGGAGCAGTTATTTTCATTGAGTAAAATATATCAGAATACTATTTTGCAGTTGGAAAATGCTGATTAA